One Fulvia fulva chromosome 8, complete sequence DNA window includes the following coding sequences:
- a CDS encoding Lactaldehyde dehydrogenase encodes MAVEKITTISPTTNKPVVERDGPTDDELAQLPKTAKKAFVKYSKTPLQERQQIVKKALKIINGRRDELAKEITEQMGRPIAFTAKEVTTAVARGEYLLKISEEALSDTPGEPEKGFKRFIRKCPLGPVLILFPWNYPYLTLVNSLVPALLAGDSVILKPSPQTPTTAEQVQRAFVEAGLDKDVIQLFHCGDFGKIEKLVQAPEIQLVCFTGSVPGGLAVQKAAAGRVDCRVGLELGGKDPAYVRSDVDLAWAAGEIVDGAVFNSGQSCCSLERVYVHKDVHDEFVNEVQKVLAGYQLGHPSDKGTHVGPVVSKAAAQRVKEHVQNAIKQGAHDATPQNASFKNPPADGNYVAPALLTEVKQDMQVMQDETFGPVIPVLRVDSDEQAVEWMNDNQFGLTASIWTKDVAKANELADDVEAGTVFVNRADYPAPDLAWIGWKDSGKGQTLSRFGFDQFVKLKSYHVKDHPK; translated from the exons ATGGCCGTCGAGAAGATCACAACCATCTCTCCCACAACCAACAAGCCCGTCGTTGAGCGCGATGGCCCAACCGACGACGAGTTGGCACAATTGCCCAAGACGGCAAAGAAGGCTTTCGTCAAGTACAGCAAAACGCCACTGCAGGAACGTCAGCAGATCGTGAAGAAGGCTCTCAAGATCATCAATGGTAGGCGGGATGAGCTCGCAAAGGAGATCACAGAGCAGATGGGAAGGCCTATCGCTTTCACTGCAAAGGAAGTCACCACTGCTGTGGCAAGAGGCGAGTATTTGCTCAAGATCAGCGAGGAAGCCCTTTCAGACACGCCAGGTGAGCCGGAGAAGGGGTTCAAGCGTTTCATTCGCAAGTGTCCTCTTGGACCAGTGCTTATTCTGTTCCCGTGGAAC TACCCATATCTGACGCTAGTAAACTCTCTGGTGCCAGCGCTCCTGGCCGGTGACAGTGTCATCCTCAAGCCGTCGCCTCAGACCCCAACCACTGCTGAGCAAGTCCAGAGAGCCTTCGTCGAAGCTGGCCTTGACAAGGATGTCATCCAACTCTTCCACTGCGGCGACTTCGGCAAGATCGAGAAGCTCGTCCAGGCACCCGAGATTCAGCTCGTCTGCTTCACTGGATCTGTTCCTGGTGGTCTGGCCGTGCAGAAGGCTGCTGCAGGACGAGTTGACTGCCGTGTCGGTCTCGAGCTAGGCGGCAAAGACCCTGCTTACGTCCGCTCTGATGTCGACCTTGCTTGGGCTGCCGGAGAAATCGTAGATGGAGCCGTCTTCAACTCTGGTCAGTCCTGCTGCAGTCTCGAGCGCGTCTACGTCCACAAAGATGTGCACGACGAGTTTGTGAACGAGGTGCAGAAGGTACTCGCAGGCTACCAGCTCGGCCATCCAAGCGACAAGGGCACTCACGTCGGACCTGTCGTCAGCAAAGCCGCTGCTCAGCGTGTCAAGGAACACGTCCAGAACGCCATCAAGCAGGGCGCTCACGATGCCACACCTCAGAACGCCTCCTTCAAGAATCCACCTGCCGACGGCAACTATGTTGCTCCAGCCCTGCTCACCGAGGTCAAGCAAGACATGCAAGTCATGCAAGACGAGACGTTTGGCCCCGTCATTCCAGTTCTCCGCGTGGACTCGGACGAGCAAGCTGTCGAATGGATGAACGACAACCAATTCGGTCTGACCGCCTCCATCTGGACCAAAGATGTCGCAAAGGCCAACGAGCTCGCAGACGATGTCGAAGCCGGTACCGTCTTCGTCAACCGTGCAGACTACCCAGCTCCAGATCTCGCATGGATCGGGTGGAAAGACAGCGGCAAAGGCCAGACACTGTCACGATTCGGCTTTGACCAGTTCGTGAAGCTGAAGAGCTACCACGTCAAGGACCACCCAAAATGA
- a CDS encoding External alternative NAD(P)H-ubiquinone oxidoreductase B1, mitochondrial, producing the protein MLPTCTQRALAGSARSSLLHAQIQQATRQHRPNAFAQTAQDAAKRAMTTQPPPPRQMLRTVRRNARQQAPTTKYIHARWASGRIEKATETVQPRPPSRIVQLAYKPAAALGLFVAISGGLVVAFFIFDATTYRDGPQAIDMSVSELALSPRKGGPKNLPIAEYFIDDEEDPDMLEQKHKPKLLILGTGWGSIAMLKQLIPGEYHVTVVSPSNHFLFTPMLPSATVGTLEFRSLVEPVRKIIRRVKGHFIKASAVDVDFSNKLLELESQDANGNKQRFYVPYDKLVIGVGSTTNPHGVKGLEHCHFLKDISDARKIRNRVIQNLEVASLPTTPDAERRRLLSFVVSGGGPTGVEFAAELYDMLNEDLTKFYPKLLRNEISVHVIQSRGHILNTYDEALSKYAEDRLAHDNVDVQTNARVKEVREDSILYTQKDSEGKTITKELPMGFCLWSTGVSQTEFAQNLAKKFDNQNNRHALETDTHLRLAGAPLGDVYAIGDCSTVQNNVSDHIITFLRTLAWEKGTEPEHMTISYNQWCEVAKRVKTRFPQANDHLRRLGKLFEQYDKDKSGTLDFGELSELLKQIDSKLTSLPATAQRANQQGVYLGRKFNKLAQAEYGMKLNEIYDGDVDEAAYKAFDYKHMGSLAYIGNAAIFDFNGVGWGGGLLAVYLWRSIYFAQSVSLRTRMLLAMDWSKRALFGRDMMNY; encoded by the exons ATGCTTCCTACATGTACGCAGCGAGCCTTGGCCGGCTCTGCTCGCTCGTCTCTCCTTCACGCGCAGATCCAGCAGGCCACGCGCCAACACAGACCCAATGCCTTCGCGCAGACGGCACAGGACGCCGCGAAACGAGCGATGACCACCCAGCCACCACCACCACGACAGATGCTACGAACAGTACGCCGCAATGCCCGTCAACAAGCTCCCACCACCAAGTACATCCACGCGCGATGGGCGTCAGGTCGGATCGAGAAGGCGACAGAAACCGTGCAGCCCCGACCACCATCACGCATAGTGCAATTGGCATACAAACCGGCCGCAGCACTGGGTCTCTTCGTGGCAATCAGTGGTGGTCTTGTTGTGGCATTCTTCATCTTCGATGCTACCACCTACCGAGATGGCCCACAGGCCATCGACATGTCAGTGTCGGAGCTGGCATTGAGCCCGCGCAAAGGTGGCCCGAAGAACCTTCCGATCGCAGAGTACTTCATCGACGATGAGGAGGATCCGGACATGCTGGAGCAAAAGCACAAGCCGAAATTGCTCATCCTGGGCACAGGCTGGGGCAGCATAGCAATGCTCAAGCAGCTCATACCTGGCGAGTACCACGTCACCGTAGTCTCGCCATCGAACCACTTCCTCTTCACGCCCATGCTACCTTCCGCGACAGTCGGCACCCTCGAGTTTAGGAGTTTGGTAGAGCCTGTCAGAAAGATCATCCGACGCGTCAAGGGACACTTCATCAAGGCGTCAGCGGTGGATGTGGACTTTAGTAACAAGCTACTTGAGCTGGAGTCGCAGGATGCGAATGGGAACAAACAACGCTTCTACGTGCCCTACGACAAGCTGGTCATCGGTGTTGGATCGACCACGAACCCGCATGGTGTGAAGGGTCTCGAGCATTGCCACTTCCTCAAGGACATTAGCGATGCTCGCAAGATCCGAAATAGGGTCATCCAGAACCTCGAAGTCGCTTCATTGCCTACCACACCGGACGCCGAGCGAAGAAGGCTGCTGTCTTTCGTTGTGTCTGGCGGTGGTCCAACCGGTGTAGAGTTCGCTGCAGAGCTCTACGACATGCTGAACGAGGACCTGACCAAGTTCTACCCAAAGCTTCTGCGGAATGAAATCTCGGTGCACGTTATCCAGTCTAGAGGTCACATCCTGAACACCTACGATGAAGCGCTCAGCAAGTACGCCGAAGATCGACTGGCTCACGACAATGTGGACGTACAGACCAACGCCAGAGTGAAGGAGGTTCGAGAGGACAGCATCTTGTACACGCAAAAGGACAGCGAAGGCAAAACGATTACGAAAGAGCTGCCTATGGGATTCTGCCTGTGGTCCACAGGTGTCTCACAGACCGAATTTGCTCAGAACCTGGCCAAGAAGTTCGATAACCAAAACAATCGCCACGCCCTCGAGACTGACACCCATCTTCGACTAGCAGGTGCACCTCTTGGTGACGTCTATGCCATTGGCGACTGCAGCACAGTCCAGAACAACGTCTCAGATCACATCATCACATTCCTCCGCACACTGGCCTGGGAAAAGGGCACGGAGCCCGAGCACATGACCATCAGCTACAACCAGTGGTGCGAAGTAGCGAAACGCGTCAAGACCCGCTTCCCCCAAGCCAACGACCACCTCCGCCGTCTCGGCAAACTCTTCGAACAATACGACAAGGACAAGAGCGGGACCCTAGACTTTGGCGAACTCAGCGAACTCCTCAAGCAAATCGACAGCAAACTAACCTCCCTCCCGGCAACAGCACAGCGCGCCAACCAGCAGGGTGTCTACCTCGGCCGGAAGTTCAACAAGCTGGCTCAAGCAGAGTATGGCATGAAGTTGAATGAGATCTATGATGGCGATGTGGATGAGGCGGCGTATAAAGCTTTTGACTACAAGCATATGGGGAGCTTGGCGTATATTGGTAATGCGGCTATCTTTGACTTCAATGGAGTGGGGTGGGGAGGTGGGTTGCTGGCGGTGTATTTGTGGAGGAGTATTTACTTTGCGCAGAGCGTGAGTCTGAGGACGAGGATGTTGCTGGCGATGGATTGGAGTAAGAGGGCTCTTTTTGGAAGAG ATATGATGAACTACTAG
- a CDS encoding Thioredoxin-like protein 4A: MGSVVIPHLVTGWHVDQAIMSEEDRLVVIRFGRDWDPDCMRQDEVLYKIADRVKNFAVIYVCDLDQVPDFKQMYELYDTVTLMFFFRNKHMMCDFGTGNNNKLNWVLEDKQELIDIIETIYKGAKKGRGLVVSPKDYSTRYRY, encoded by the coding sequence ATGGGCTCCGTCGTGATCCCCCATCTCGTCACCGGCTGGCACGTCGACCAAGCCATCATGTCCGAAGAAGATCGCCTCGTCGTCATCCGCTTCGGCCGCGACTGGGACCCGGACTGCATGCGCCAAGACGAAGTCCTCTACAAAATCGCCGACCGCGTCAAGAACTTCGCCGTCATCTACGTCTGCGATCTCGACCAAGTGCCCGACTTCAAGCAGATGTACGAGCTCTACGATACCGTCACCCTCATGTTCTTCTTCAGGAACAAGCACATGATGTGCGATTTCGGCACGGGAAATAATAACAAGTTGAACTGGGTGCTGGAGGACAAGCAGGAGTTGATTGATATTATTGAGACGATTTACAAGGGCGCGAAGAAGGGACGGGGTCTTGTGGTGTCACCGAAGGACTATTCCACGAGGTATAGGTACTAG
- a CDS encoding U2 small nuclear ribonucleoprotein, which produces MRLTAELITNSLSYNNALNERELDLRGHKIPGVENLGVAKDQECIDFTDNNISMLGNFPLSNRLQTLLCAKNRISTISENMSKSVPNLHTLVLTENHINELADLDSLQGFTKLTYLSLKENPVAEKENYRYWVLWRCPSVRFLDFQKVKDAERKRAAELFGTKDAPTELAQQIIATRSKGSSFGGAPTANGNGSSKKMKITDEEKKRFQILVKKAKTLAEVQRLEKALNEGRLPTGVMGGEAMDET; this is translated from the exons ATGAGGCTCACGGCAGAGCTGATCACGAATTCTCTCTCATACAACAACGCATTAAACGAGCGCGAACTCGACCTACGAG GGCACAAAATTCCTGGCGTCGAGAACTTGGGTGTCGCAAAA GACCAAGAATGCATCGACTTCACCGATAACAACATCTCCATGCTCGGCAACTTCCCACTATCGAACCGACTGCAGACGCTGCTATGCGCGAAGAATCGCATATCCACCATCTCCGAGAACATGTCGAAAAGCGTGCCGAACCTCCACACGCTCGTCCTCACAGAAAACCACATCAACGAGCTGGCAGACTTGGATTCGTTGCAGGGCTTCACGAAGTTGACATATCTGAGCTTGAAGGAGAACCCAGTGGCAGAGAAAGAG AACTACAGATACTGGGTACTCTGGCGGTGTCCTTCAGTCCGCTTTCTTGATTTCCAGAAGGTCAAGGATGCCGAGCGGAAGAGGGCCGCCGAGCTGTTCGGCACCAAAGACGCACCTACAGAACTTGCACAACAGATCATTGCGACACGATCGAAGGGCTCCAGTTTCGGAGGTGCGCCTACGGCGAACGGCAACGGCAGCAGCAAGAAGATGAAGATCACGGACGAGGAGAAAAAACGCTTTCAGATCCTCGTTAAGAAAGCGAAGACACTTGCCGAAGTACAGCGTCTCGAAAAGGCGTTGAACGAAGGGCGACTTCCCACTGGAGTCATGGGTGGCGAGGCTATGGATGAGACCTGA
- a CDS encoding Pre-rRNA-processing protein esf1, with amino-acid sequence MSDSRFSALSSDPRYRLPSRKEARTAVDPRFKTLFTDKEFSKKAKVDRYGRKIKPETGKKDLERLYRLDEEEKPKSILKKKVERDVVGSSDESEEDEEDGSDEEEDSLKERDPARDGFSESESSEEETSDEDEEDNELELAEATAGQEQTEDIPMGDVSRRIACVNLDWDNIRAADLMAVAQSFAPTGGKVRNVTIYPSEFGRERLEREEIEGPPREIFASSSSKKKKRTEEEDESSDDDEKIKQKLLQQQASEGDEFDTAKLRQYQLERLRYYYAVIECDGHGTAKMIYDAMDGREYLSTSNFFDLRFVPDDKSFKDDEPHDECNDLPRGYKPNDFRTEALTHSRVRLTWDDDDATRKEVQKRAFSRAEMDENDLQAYIGSDDSDADSTTSRKSSAEDKKAKKKEAQRATMREALGLPAEGTASSKKGKDEPVGDMQITFTSGLAGNGKEGKGVFENEPQDEESTRERYIRKEKERKQKRKERMKAGRNGVDEEEEQVVEAEAGANSDDNDPFNDPFFNDPEAAKKQEKAAKKAARQAKIDAKAATDAEAEARRGELELLMAEEDADVRHFDMREIEKAQKEAKRAKHNKKKGKKEVEKVQDDFKVETEDPRFSKLFDSHEYAIDPTNPRFKQTEGMKTLLEEGRKKRKVEDDDVGEAQVSKKVRKGKGSGDVEAGGEDVKGLVARLKNKNKSKAK; translated from the coding sequence ATGTCCGACAGTCGCTTCAGTGCGCTCTCTTCAGATCCTCGCTATCGGCTACCCAGTCGCAAAGAAGCCCGCACAGCAGTCGACCCTCGATTCAAAACTCTCTTCACCGACAAGGAATTCAGCAAAAAGGCCAAAGTCGATCGCTATGGCCGCAAGATCAAGCCTGAGACGGGCAAGAAGGACTTGGAGAGGTTGTATAGGCTAGACGAAGAGGAGAAGCCGAAGTCAATACTGAAGAAAAAAGTGGAAAGAGATGTGGTTGGCAGTTCTGATGAGAGTGAAGAAGACGAGGAAGATGGGAGCGACGAGGAGGAAGACTCGCTAAAAGAGCGCGATCCCGCTCGCGATGGCTTTTCCGAGAGTGAAAGCTCTGAAGAGGAGACATCAGACGAAGATGAAGAGGACAATGAGCTGGAGCTGGCAGAAGCGACGGCAGGCCAGGAACAGACTGAAGATATACCAATGGGAGATGTGTCGCGGAGGATTGCATGCGTGAACCTGGACTGGGACAACATACGTGCTGCAGATCTCATGGCTGTAGCTCAGAGTTTTGCGCCCACTGGTGGGAAGGTCCGCAATGTCACGATATACCCCAGCGAGTTTGGTCGAGAGCGGTTGGAACGTGAGGAGATTGAGGGACCACCACGAGAGATTTTTGCGAGCTCGTCGtcgaagaagaagaagaggACCGAGGAGGAGGACGAGAGCTCAGACGACGACGAGAAGATCAAGCAAAAGCTGCTCCAACAGCAAGCCAGCGAAGGTGACGAATTTGACACTGCAAAGCTGCGACAGTATCAGTTGGAGAGACTGCGCTACTACTACGCTGTCATTGAATGCGACGGTCACGGGACGGCCAAGATGATCTACGACGCGATGGACGGCAGAGAGTATCTTTCGACCTCAAACTTTTTCGACTTGCGCTTCGTGCCAGATGATAAATCTTTTAAAGATGACGAACCTCACGACGAATGCAACGACCTGCCGCGAGGATACAAGCCAAACGACTTCCGTACCGAGGCTTTGACACATTCCAGGGTCCGTCTGACTTGGGACGACGATGATGCCACGAGAAAGGAAGTGCAGAAGCGAGCTTTCTCGCGAGCAGAAATGGACGAGAACGATCTGCAAGCATACATTGGCTCAGATGATAGCGATGCAGACTCGACGACCTCCCGGAAGTCATCCGCCGAGGATAAGAAAGCCAAGAAGAAGGAAGCTCAGCGCGCGACAATGCGTGAAGCCCTCGGTCTGCCGGCAGAAGGTACCGCTTCATCGAAGAAGGGCAAGGATGAGCCCGTGGGCGATATGCAGATCACCTTCACCTCAGGTCTTGCAGGAAATGGCAAGGAGGGTAAAGGTGTGTTCGAGAATGAGCCCCAGGACGAAGAGTCAACACGTGAGCGATACATCCGCAAGGAGAAGGAGCGAAAGCAGAAACGCAAGGAGCGCATGAAGGCGGGACGCAACGGCGTTGATGAGGAAGAGGAGCAGGTCGTTGAAGCTGAGGCAGGAGCCAACAGTGACGACAACGATCCATTCAACGACCCCTTCTTCAACGACCCCGAAGCCGCAAAGAAGCAAGAGAAAGCCGCCAAGAAAGCCGCCCGCCAAGCCAAGATCGATGCGAAAGCAGCCACAGACGCTGAAGCAGAAGCACGCCGCGGCGAGCTCGAGCTCCTCATGGCCGAGGAAGATGCAGACGTCCGACACTTCGACATGCGCGAGATCGAGAAGGCGCAGAAGGAAGCCAAGCGCGCAAAGCACAACAAGAAGAAGGGCAAGAAGGAAGTGGAGAAGGTGCAGGATGACTTCAAAGTCGAGACTGAAGATCCTCGTTTCAGCAAGCTGTTTGACAGCCATGAGTATGCTATTGATCCGACGAATCCGAGGTTCAAGCAGACGGAGGGGATGAAGACGTTGTTGGAGGAGGggaggaagaagaggaaggTGGAGGATGATGATGTTGGCGAGGCGCAGGTGTCGAAGAAGGTGAGGAAAGGGAAGGGCAGTGGTGATGTTGAGGCTGGTGGTGAGGATGTGAAGGGGCTTGTTGCGAGGTTGAAGAACAAGAATAAGAGCAAGGCGAAGTAA
- a CDS encoding Ribonuclease P/MRP protein subunit POP5: MVRIKHRYLLLNILYPSLDKANTPATQNDSIPYTVQFRRPSSDYLDAKLLGRMIRDGVAELFGDYGAGTTAGSLQVKYVSSATSTAIVRVARAHYRMVWAALSFVTKLPKPIDTVCVVQVVRVSGTIKKAEEEAIRRARAVIVRAQRARSVTGALEMGGGLGASSLDEIDDDGLGFANGIEDADGPDDMDEDED; encoded by the coding sequence ATGGTCCGGATAAAACACCGCTACCTCCTCCTCAACATCCTCTATCCATCCCTGGACAAAGCCAACACTCCCGCCACCCAGAATGACTCCATCCCATACACTGTCCAATTCCGCCGTCCCAGCTCAGACTATCTCGATGCCAAACTCCTCGGTCGCATGATCCGCGATGGCGTAGCAGAGCTCTTCGGCGACTACGGAGCTGGAACCACAGCCGGTAGTCTTCAGGTCAAATATGTCAGCTCAGCAACATCAACAGCTATTGTCCGCGTAGCGAGAGCGCATTACAGGATGGTCTGGGCGGCGCTGAGTTTTGTTACGAAGTTGCCGAAGCCTATTGATACGGTCTGTGTTGTGCAGGTGGTGAGGGTTAGCGGGACGATCaagaaggccgaggaagaagcTATCCGGAGGGCGAGGGCTGTTATCGTGAGAGCGCAGAGGGCGAGAAGTGTAACGGGGGCGTTGGAGATGGGTGGTGGGCTTGGTGCTTCATCTCTTGATGAGATTGATGATGATGGGCTAGGCTTTGCGAATGGTATTGAGGATGCCGACGGACCGGACGACATGGACGAGGATGAAGACTGA